In Horticoccus luteus, the following proteins share a genomic window:
- a CDS encoding endonuclease/exonuclease/phosphatase family protein, whose protein sequence is MTFNIAHGRGLSPIQGLSSRRKVLANLRRIGALLRELKPDVVALQEIDERSRWSGNFDHLEFLREEAGIPHGVFGINTRRAGLFNLSYGNAILSRHPIKASENIVFGQRTVGEKGFLFAEIDYHGRMLPVINLHLHHGSRVQRHAQVEKLWEWLGVKHREHHPRWLSPPIVCGDFNNPRGGSGATEKLWAHLRAEFGDYALHPMTGRTFPSPLPGRTLDFIFLPPACCESSCEIVRAWLSDHRPVVVDFQVADARAAKAE, encoded by the coding sequence ATGACGTTCAACATCGCTCACGGGCGGGGATTGTCGCCGATTCAGGGGCTGAGTTCGCGGCGGAAGGTGCTGGCGAACCTGCGGCGGATCGGGGCGTTATTGCGCGAGTTGAAGCCGGATGTGGTGGCGTTGCAGGAGATCGATGAGCGGTCGCGGTGGTCGGGGAATTTCGATCACTTGGAATTTCTGCGCGAGGAAGCGGGAATTCCGCATGGGGTGTTTGGCATCAACACGCGGCGCGCGGGGCTTTTTAACCTCAGTTACGGCAACGCGATTTTATCGCGGCATCCGATCAAGGCGTCGGAAAACATCGTGTTCGGGCAACGGACGGTGGGTGAAAAAGGGTTTCTCTTTGCGGAGATCGATTACCACGGGCGGATGCTGCCGGTGATCAACCTTCACTTGCATCACGGGTCGCGCGTGCAGCGGCATGCACAGGTGGAAAAGTTGTGGGAATGGCTCGGGGTGAAGCATCGCGAGCACCATCCTCGCTGGTTGTCGCCGCCGATCGTGTGCGGGGATTTCAATAATCCGCGAGGTGGGTCGGGGGCGACGGAGAAACTGTGGGCGCACCTGCGGGCGGAGTTTGGCGATTATGCGCTGCATCCGATGACGGGGCGGACGTTTCCGTCGCCGCTGCCGGGGCGGACGCTGGACTTTATTTTCCTGCCGCCGGCGTGCTGCGAGTCGTCGTGCGAGATTGTGCGCGCGTGGTTGTCGGACCACCGCCCGGTGGTGGTCGATTTCCAGGTGGCGGATGCGCGCGCGGCGAAAGCCGAGTGA
- the trpA gene encoding tryptophan synthase subunit alpha, which produces MSRIAETFARVKAQNRAAFVAYLCAGDPDFETSLEACRAVLRNGVDLLELGVPFSDPLADGLTNQLAAQRALAAGMNRAKVFELVRRLRAEFAAVPIVFYTYYNLVFANGVDDYVREAKAAGLDGLLTLDLPPEEAGELSAACRAHGLETVFIVAPTTPETRLPVIAAAATGFIYYVSREGVTGVRTEAAQGIPEAMARIKAATKLPVVVGFGISTRAQVAQVAAQADGVVVGSALVNVIRDHVNAREQIAARIGAVAAELSAGTQR; this is translated from the coding sequence ATGTCGCGTATTGCTGAAACATTTGCCCGGGTGAAGGCGCAGAACCGCGCCGCGTTTGTCGCTTACTTGTGCGCGGGCGATCCTGATTTTGAGACGTCGCTGGAGGCGTGCCGGGCGGTGTTGCGCAACGGGGTGGATTTGCTGGAGCTGGGCGTGCCGTTTTCCGATCCGCTGGCGGACGGGTTGACCAATCAACTGGCGGCGCAGCGGGCGCTCGCTGCGGGCATGAACCGGGCGAAGGTGTTTGAGCTTGTGCGGCGGTTGCGGGCGGAATTCGCCGCGGTGCCGATCGTGTTTTACACGTATTACAACCTGGTGTTCGCAAATGGCGTGGACGACTACGTGCGCGAGGCGAAAGCGGCGGGCTTGGACGGACTGCTGACGCTGGATCTGCCACCGGAAGAAGCGGGCGAGTTAAGTGCGGCCTGTCGCGCGCATGGGCTCGAAACGGTTTTCATCGTGGCGCCGACCACGCCGGAAACGCGGCTGCCGGTCATCGCGGCGGCGGCGACGGGCTTTATTTACTATGTGTCGCGCGAGGGTGTCACCGGGGTGCGCACGGAAGCGGCGCAAGGCATTCCGGAGGCGATGGCGCGGATCAAGGCGGCGACGAAGCTGCCGGTGGTGGTGGGGTTTGGCATTTCGACACGGGCGCAGGTGGCGCAAGTGGCGGCGCAGGCGGATGGCGTGGTGGTGGGAAGTGCGCTGGTGAATGTGATCCGCGATCATGTGAACGCGCGCGAGCAGATCGCGGCGCGGATAGGTGCCGTCGCAGCGGAGCTTTCGGCGGGGACGCAGCGCTGA
- a CDS encoding NAD-dependent epimerase/dehydratase family protein → MATILVTGAAGFIGSHTTDQLLAAGHKVVGVDNFRTGKAANLAEALRSGAFQFVEADVAAAGVLDAVVEEARPEAIIHLAALVSVQESIADPALNFSLNVLATQLVGEAARRHGVKRVVFASSAAVYGDATTLPLREDAEKRPISPYGAAKLASEALLLGHAASYGFTARCHRYFNVFGPRQDPASPYSGVISIFDRRFREGAAVTIFGDGQQTRDFISVHDVARANVRAATRAGLASGVVNICTGRATSLLDVARVFAAHYPQAGAPRHEPARAGDIVHSLGEATRAAAEMDFRADVPVADGLAELIRRGA, encoded by the coding sequence ATGGCGACGATTCTAGTCACGGGCGCGGCGGGTTTTATTGGGAGCCATACGACGGACCAATTGCTCGCGGCCGGACATAAGGTCGTCGGCGTGGACAATTTTCGGACCGGGAAGGCGGCGAATCTGGCGGAGGCGCTGCGGTCGGGGGCGTTTCAATTCGTGGAGGCGGACGTGGCGGCGGCGGGGGTGCTCGACGCGGTCGTGGAGGAAGCGCGGCCGGAGGCCATCATCCATCTCGCGGCGCTGGTGAGCGTGCAGGAAAGCATCGCGGATCCGGCGCTGAATTTTTCGCTCAACGTTCTGGCGACGCAGCTCGTGGGCGAGGCGGCGCGGCGACATGGAGTGAAACGCGTGGTGTTTGCATCGTCCGCCGCGGTGTATGGCGATGCGACGACGTTGCCATTGCGCGAGGACGCGGAGAAGCGGCCGATCAGTCCGTATGGGGCGGCGAAGCTTGCGTCGGAGGCATTGCTGCTCGGGCATGCGGCGAGTTACGGGTTCACGGCGCGTTGCCACCGGTATTTCAATGTCTTCGGTCCGCGGCAGGATCCGGCGTCGCCGTATTCGGGGGTGATTTCGATTTTCGACCGGCGGTTTCGCGAAGGCGCAGCGGTGACGATTTTCGGCGATGGGCAACAGACGCGGGATTTTATTTCGGTGCACGACGTGGCGCGGGCGAATGTGCGGGCGGCGACGCGGGCGGGGCTGGCCTCGGGCGTGGTCAACATTTGCACGGGGCGGGCGACGTCGCTGCTCGATGTGGCGCGGGTGTTCGCGGCGCATTATCCGCAAGCGGGGGCGCCGCGGCATGAACCGGCGCGAGCGGGAGATATCGTGCATTCGCTCGGCGAGGCGACGCGGGCGGCGGCGGAAATGGATTTTCGCGCGGACGTGCCGGTGGCGGATGGCTTGGCGGAGTTGATTCGCAGGGGCGCGTGA
- a CDS encoding GGDEF domain-containing response regulator — translation MTEARKVLLIDDDRLQWRIVEQQLRAVDRAGFVLTCAGTYEEGLKKLTSNGFAACLLDYQLGERDGLQLLREAVAAECRTPIIFLTAESSSAVDIEAMNAGALDYLEKRELTPRALGRALRYALKVGETMEALRRLATRDELTGLLNRREFTRVVREEEERARRFDRSFGLVLIDIDHFKAVNDTHGHAAGDAVLREVARRIRERVRAVDRCARIGGEELAVLLPETDVAGTLAAAEDLLAAVAAAPFEVTGGIRIELTVSAGAASLPVHASETGPLMEAADRALYRAKRAGRARAMLAEHA, via the coding sequence ATGACCGAGGCGCGCAAGGTTTTGTTGATCGATGACGACCGCTTGCAGTGGCGGATCGTCGAGCAGCAATTGCGGGCGGTGGACCGCGCGGGTTTTGTCCTGACGTGCGCGGGCACGTATGAGGAAGGGTTGAAAAAGCTGACGTCGAACGGCTTCGCGGCGTGTTTGCTGGACTACCAGTTGGGTGAGCGTGACGGGTTGCAGCTTTTGCGCGAGGCGGTGGCCGCGGAGTGTCGCACGCCGATCATTTTTCTGACGGCGGAGTCGTCGTCGGCGGTGGATATCGAGGCGATGAACGCGGGTGCGCTGGATTATTTAGAGAAACGCGAGCTGACGCCGCGCGCGCTGGGGCGGGCGTTGCGTTATGCGTTGAAGGTGGGTGAGACGATGGAGGCGCTGCGCCGGCTGGCGACGCGGGACGAGTTGACGGGTTTGCTGAACCGGCGGGAGTTCACGCGGGTGGTGCGCGAAGAAGAGGAGCGGGCGCGGCGGTTTGACCGGTCGTTCGGACTCGTGCTGATCGACATCGACCACTTCAAGGCGGTGAACGATACGCACGGGCACGCGGCGGGCGATGCGGTGTTGCGGGAGGTGGCGCGGCGCATCCGGGAGCGGGTGCGAGCGGTGGATCGCTGCGCGCGGATCGGCGGCGAGGAACTGGCGGTGTTGCTGCCGGAGACCGATGTGGCGGGCACGCTCGCGGCGGCGGAAGATTTGCTCGCGGCGGTGGCGGCGGCACCCTTCGAGGTCACGGGCGGGATCAGGATTGAACTGACGGTGAGCGCGGGGGCGGCGTCGCTGCCGGTGCACGCGAGCGAAACGGGTCCCTTGATGGAGGCGGCGGATCGGGCGCTTTACCGGGCCAAGCGGGCGGGGCGGGCGCGCGCCATGCTGGCGGAGCACGCGTGA
- the miaA gene encoding tRNA (adenosine(37)-N6)-dimethylallyltransferase MiaA — MNAGGRGTLRVLTGCTAVGKTELALAWAERAGAEIVSCDSLLFYRGLDIGTAKPTAAERARVPHHLIDVCEVAEQMNVSRYVTLARAAVEEIERRGKRVLVTGGSGFYLKAFFSAVNDDVAVPSEIRERVATMTEAEAQDALRRLNPAGLGGLDVANPRRVARALERCLATGRTVAELAAAFRAQPGPFAPWRVELVQLTREPADLEARIARRVEAMLAAGLVAEVRALRAKGLEQNASAARAIGYRETLDYLESEKPDERVLAEAVAKNTRALVKKQRTWFRTQLPAHRAVRADEARVETLFDE, encoded by the coding sequence GTGAACGCGGGCGGCCGAGGGACGTTGCGGGTGCTGACGGGCTGCACGGCGGTCGGCAAGACGGAGCTGGCGCTCGCGTGGGCGGAGCGGGCGGGGGCGGAAATCGTGTCGTGCGACTCGTTGTTGTTTTACCGCGGGTTGGACATTGGCACGGCGAAGCCGACGGCCGCAGAGCGGGCGCGGGTGCCGCATCATTTGATCGACGTTTGCGAGGTGGCGGAGCAGATGAACGTGAGCCGTTACGTGACGCTGGCGCGGGCGGCGGTGGAGGAGATTGAGCGGCGCGGGAAACGCGTGCTGGTGACAGGCGGCAGCGGATTTTATCTCAAGGCGTTTTTCTCGGCGGTGAACGACGACGTGGCGGTGCCGTCGGAAATTCGGGAGCGGGTGGCAACAATGACCGAGGCGGAGGCGCAAGACGCGCTGCGGCGGCTGAATCCGGCGGGGCTCGGTGGGCTGGACGTGGCGAATCCGCGGCGCGTCGCGCGAGCGCTGGAGCGCTGTCTGGCGACCGGGCGGACGGTCGCGGAGTTGGCGGCGGCCTTTCGGGCGCAGCCGGGGCCGTTTGCGCCGTGGCGGGTGGAGCTCGTGCAACTCACGCGCGAACCGGCGGACTTGGAAGCGCGGATCGCGCGGCGAGTGGAGGCGATGCTCGCGGCGGGGCTGGTGGCGGAAGTGCGGGCATTGCGAGCCAAAGGTCTCGAGCAGAACGCGAGCGCCGCGCGGGCGATCGGTTATCGCGAGACGTTGGATTATTTGGAGAGCGAGAAACCGGATGAGCGAGTGCTGGCGGAGGCGGTGGCCAAAAATACGCGCGCGCTGGTGAAAAAGCAGCGCACTTGGTTTCGCACGCAGTTGCCGGCACATCGCGCGGTGCGCGCAGATGAAGCGAGAGTCGAGACGTTGTTCGACGAATAA
- a CDS encoding TolC family protein, producing the protein MSRRRVLLRHLLSRSMIRSLSRASLLAVAFAVAPVFLGAAEAPDPASIAAPSGPALTLQECIARALQKNFSLRIQTFSTANARESLIIAGSDFDPTFNASIARSHVEDPITGSRPGASGNLDATNSRIGVSQRVVTGATVDVTSNLDRSSNNPAFSSLNPAYNSDVSIAVTQPLLRGAGIGVNRANIERAKLGVTIAKLDYKGSVLQVVRDTEVAYYNLAFAREQLAVRRFSLQLAQTLLDENTAKRNTGVATDLDVMTARVGVATAQNNVVLAQQQERNGQDALLALIGQFEFGTDLGAVSFTDAHDSVPSTEESFRLAKLNQPDYVATENTIKQLELDVKVAQNGRLPTLNVDGALGLNGSDRSFGSTYDRLASTDRYNWQLGLSVSVPWGLRGDRARYRTSLNTLHEYQARLQQLEQSLLVQVRSDVRAVDTNLQSVQISAQGTELAQRQYDLQKARFDAGLATSRDVLQAQNDLENARVNELQAKVNLRAAVAELHRLEGSSLDTYNISLAD; encoded by the coding sequence ATGTCCCGGCGCCGTGTTCTCCTCCGTCACCTCCTCTCCCGCTCCATGATTCGCTCCCTTTCCCGCGCCTCCCTGCTCGCTGTCGCTTTCGCCGTCGCGCCCGTGTTTCTCGGTGCGGCCGAAGCGCCCGACCCGGCCTCCATCGCCGCCCCTTCCGGCCCGGCCCTGACGCTGCAGGAGTGTATCGCCCGCGCGCTGCAAAAAAACTTCAGCCTGCGCATCCAGACCTTTTCCACCGCCAACGCCCGCGAATCGCTGATCATCGCCGGCAGCGATTTCGACCCCACGTTCAACGCCAGCATCGCGCGCTCGCACGTCGAGGATCCCATCACCGGCTCGCGCCCCGGCGCCTCCGGCAATCTCGATGCGACGAACTCCCGCATCGGCGTTTCCCAACGCGTGGTCACCGGCGCCACGGTCGACGTCACATCCAACCTCGATCGCTCGTCCAACAACCCCGCGTTCTCCTCGCTCAACCCGGCCTACAACAGCGATGTCTCCATCGCCGTCACCCAACCGCTCTTGCGCGGCGCCGGCATCGGCGTCAACCGCGCCAACATCGAGCGCGCCAAACTCGGTGTCACCATCGCCAAACTCGATTACAAAGGCAGCGTCCTCCAAGTCGTCCGCGATACCGAGGTCGCCTATTACAATCTCGCCTTCGCCCGCGAACAGCTCGCCGTCCGCCGCTTCTCGCTGCAGCTCGCGCAAACCCTCCTCGATGAAAACACCGCCAAGCGCAACACCGGCGTCGCCACCGACCTCGATGTCATGACCGCGCGCGTCGGCGTCGCCACCGCGCAAAACAACGTCGTCCTCGCGCAGCAACAAGAGCGCAACGGCCAGGACGCCCTCCTCGCCCTCATCGGCCAGTTCGAATTCGGCACCGACCTTGGCGCCGTCAGTTTTACCGACGCCCACGACAGCGTGCCCTCGACCGAGGAATCCTTCCGCCTCGCGAAGCTCAACCAGCCCGATTACGTCGCCACCGAAAACACCATCAAGCAGCTCGAACTCGACGTGAAGGTCGCCCAGAACGGCCGGCTCCCGACCCTCAACGTCGATGGCGCCCTCGGCCTCAACGGCAGCGATCGCTCGTTCGGCAGCACCTACGACCGGCTCGCCAGCACCGACCGCTACAACTGGCAGCTTGGTCTCTCCGTCAGCGTGCCGTGGGGCCTCCGCGGCGACCGTGCCCGTTACCGCACTTCCCTGAACACGCTGCACGAATACCAGGCCCGCCTCCAGCAATTGGAGCAAAGTCTCCTCGTCCAGGTGCGCAGCGACGTCCGCGCCGTCGATACCAACCTCCAAAGCGTCCAGATCTCCGCGCAAGGCACCGAGCTCGCCCAACGCCAATACGATCTGCAGAAAGCCCGCTTCGACGCCGGCCTCGCCACCAGCCGCGACGTCCTGCAGGCGCAAAACGATTTGGAAAACGCCCGCGTCAACGAGCTCCAGGCCAAGGTCAACCTTCGCGCCGCCGTCGCCGAGCTCCACCGTCTCGAAGGCAGCTCGCTCGACACCTATAACATTTCGCTCGCCGACTAA
- a CDS encoding peptidyl-prolyl cis-trans isomerase, giving the protein MISWIQRTFQRHFKIVFLLILAAMAIPLIVIFTPSSGIGGADRHYARQEFFGLNLGSPSDQARLMGDAQLSVYLQAGGPALEGAQMQQYALTRYAALNLADRFHLPASTSAEVAEHIKTLRAFSGQDGEFDAQRYARFRDSLKTNPNLSEADVARIVGDDVRVQKLQKLLAGPGYLLASDVRDQLARADSKWTLAVATADFKNFNPTITPTDAELAKYFADNSARYEIPPRVVASYIQFPSSAYLGAVNITDADAKAYFNQYPGRFQKPAGDAKNPAATKPAEAADFELVRPQVETALKAERARKLALKAASDFSLALYEGHVAADSPALASLVSAHKLVVRPLAPFTHDAGPAELGGSPDIADAAFKLNTDRWFTDALAVPEGAVVLFYHETQPTRQPQLAEVRAKVTADYVENEKRQRFAQLGRALQSAVAARLKAGDTFEKAVAASSSALKVETKQLAPFTLRDRPSDLDYSVLMSLDRLSKGQLSDVSVNGDKATLVYVVDKQVPDLAENSPAFTAAREQIAQANSGFDASAFLDEVVERELARTAPKAQ; this is encoded by the coding sequence ATGATTTCCTGGATTCAGAGGACGTTTCAACGGCACTTCAAAATTGTTTTCCTGCTCATTCTGGCGGCGATGGCGATTCCGCTTATCGTCATCTTCACGCCCTCTTCCGGCATCGGCGGCGCCGACCGTCACTATGCGCGGCAGGAATTTTTTGGGTTAAACCTCGGCTCCCCGTCCGACCAGGCGCGCCTCATGGGTGACGCCCAGCTCAGCGTTTATCTCCAGGCCGGCGGTCCCGCCCTCGAAGGCGCGCAAATGCAGCAATACGCCCTCACCCGCTACGCCGCGCTCAACCTCGCCGACCGCTTTCACCTCCCCGCCAGCACCTCGGCCGAAGTCGCCGAACACATCAAGACTCTCCGCGCTTTCTCGGGCCAGGACGGCGAATTCGACGCCCAACGTTACGCCCGCTTCCGCGATTCGCTGAAGACCAATCCCAACCTCTCCGAAGCCGATGTCGCGCGCATCGTCGGCGACGACGTCCGCGTCCAGAAACTCCAAAAACTCCTCGCCGGCCCCGGTTATCTCCTCGCCAGCGATGTGCGTGACCAACTGGCCCGCGCCGACTCGAAATGGACTCTGGCCGTCGCCACCGCGGATTTTAAGAACTTCAATCCCACCATCACGCCGACCGACGCCGAACTCGCCAAATATTTCGCCGACAACAGCGCCCGCTACGAAATTCCGCCCCGCGTTGTGGCCTCCTACATCCAGTTCCCCAGCTCCGCTTACCTTGGCGCGGTCAACATCACCGACGCCGACGCCAAAGCCTACTTCAACCAATATCCCGGCCGCTTCCAAAAACCCGCTGGCGACGCGAAGAATCCCGCCGCGACAAAACCCGCCGAAGCCGCCGACTTCGAACTCGTCCGTCCCCAGGTCGAGACCGCGCTCAAAGCCGAACGCGCTCGCAAGCTCGCCCTCAAAGCCGCCTCGGATTTCTCTCTCGCCCTCTACGAAGGCCATGTCGCCGCCGACAGCCCGGCGCTCGCCAGCCTCGTCTCGGCCCACAAACTCGTCGTCCGCCCGCTCGCGCCCTTTACCCACGACGCCGGCCCCGCCGAGCTCGGCGGTTCGCCCGACATCGCCGACGCCGCCTTCAAACTGAACACCGATCGCTGGTTCACGGATGCCCTCGCCGTGCCTGAAGGCGCAGTCGTGTTGTTCTATCACGAGACGCAACCCACCCGCCAACCGCAGCTCGCTGAAGTCCGGGCCAAGGTCACGGCCGATTACGTCGAAAACGAAAAACGTCAGCGCTTCGCCCAGCTCGGCCGCGCCCTGCAGAGCGCCGTCGCCGCCCGCCTCAAGGCCGGTGATACGTTCGAAAAAGCCGTCGCCGCCAGCTCGAGCGCGCTCAAAGTCGAGACCAAGCAACTGGCGCCTTTCACCCTCCGCGACCGCCCTTCGGACCTCGACTATTCCGTGCTGATGTCGCTCGACCGCCTCTCCAAAGGCCAGTTGTCCGATGTCTCCGTTAATGGCGACAAAGCCACGCTCGTTTACGTCGTCGACAAACAAGTGCCCGATCTCGCCGAGAATTCTCCTGCCTTCACGGCCGCCCGCGAGCAAATCGCCCAGGCCAACTCCGGCTTCGATGCCAGCGCGTTTCTCGACGAAGTCGTCGAACGCGAACTCGCCCGCACCGCGCCGAAGGCCCAGTGA